From the Candidatus Cloacimonadota bacterium genome, the window TTATTACAGGTTGGCTGAAGTTCTTAAATACTGCTTTAATAGAATCGGGTTATACAGAAAAATTACCTATCAGAAGCAGAAAAATGAACTTCTACAATTGAGGGTGTCATGCTTTTAATATTTTTTCGGGGGATGCGTGGTTAACTTTTCTATTTGACAACTTCTTCCAAATATTAAATTCTCGAAATTGTAATTTAGATTCTAAAGAATTAAGAAATAATTGTGTGGTTTAATATGATTCGGATTCATCAACACAACTTCGGATTACAGAATCTACTTTGGTTAAATTTAGATTTTTTCAAACGTGCTAAAGGAAGATGTATGAAAAAAAATTTATCTATATTATTTATTCTATTTATTATTAATTTATCCGCAACAATTATCAACATCCCTGCAGATCAACCGACGATACAAGCTGGGATCGATGCAGCTGTAGATGCCGATACAGTATTGGTTCAACCTGGAACGTATATCGAAAATATTAATTACAATGGGAAGAATATTACTGTTGGATCACTTTTTATTACAACTCAGAATTCCAGTTATATCGATCAAACTATTATTGATGGAAGTCAGAACAATAGCGTTGTTATCTTTCAAAACGATGAAGATTCGACAGCTGTTTTGTGCGGATTTACGATTACTAATGGAAACGCGAACGAAGGTGGTGGGGGAATTCTATGTTTTACAGCTAGCCCGACAATAAATAATCTAATAATAGTCGGCAATTCAGCTTTTGATGATGGAGGTGGTATCCATTTTTATCATTCAGATGCTGTAATATCTGATGTAATTATCGATAGTAATGATGCTATTCAAGGAGGAGGAATTCACTTTTGGAATTCGAGTTCAACAGTTAATAATTTACAAGTCATGAATAATGATGCTTCAGGACAAGGTGGAGGAATTTTTATATCGCATAATTCAAATTTAGAGTTTATTAATGTAACGATAAATTCCAATGAGTCCTCAGATGAGGGTGGCGGTTTTTTTTGTGATGAATCTTGCATCTTAAATATCAATAACACTTTAATAGAAAATAATGAATCTGCTTGGAGCTCTGGTGGTGGAATATATTGCCAAGATAGTTATTTAAATATCTCTAATTCAAATATTATTAATAATCATTCAGAATTATCTGGTGGCGGTATATCATTAATCTTTACGAATGCTATTTTATTGAATTTGGTGATAGAAAACAACTATTCCTTGGATGAAAATGGTGGTGGGATAAGTTGCGATGAAGTATCAAATATGGTGTTGCAGAACTCCATTGTTAAAAATAATGAAGCTATATTTGGTGGGGGTTTAAGTTTATCAACTCCTGAGGTTTTGCTATATAATGTACTAATAAGTGAAAATCAGGCTTTAGAAAAAGGTGGTGCCATATATTGTTGGAGTTTTAATCCGATATTTAGAAATGTCACAATTAGTAATAATACGGCAAATGGAAATGCTGGTGGAATATTTTGTCATCATTCTAACCCTATATTAACTGATTGTATTTTATGGAATAACTCTCCTCAAGAGGTATATTATTATATGTATAATTCTCCATCTTCCATCACAGTTTCTTACTCAAATATACAAGGTGGAGAAACTGGAATAGTAACAAATAATAACGGAACTGTAAACTGGTTAGATGGCAATATCGATCAAGATCCAGCGTTTGATAGTGCATCAGAATTGCCTTATTCGTTAACCTTGTATTCACCATGCATTAATGCTGGAATTCCAGATACAACAGGTTTGAATTTACCAGATTTGGACTTAGCTGGAAATCCCAGAATTTTTGATGATCGGATAGATATGGGAGCATACGAATTTCAATCTGAAGCATTCGATGCAGAATTTGAAGCAGATATAACTCAAGGTACAGCACCATTGGAGGTATGCTTCACTGATCTTTCGAACGGTGATCCAATTTACTGGGGATGGGATTTTGATAATGATGGAATTCTGGATTCCGATTTAGAGAATCCCTCCTTTAACTATGAAGTTCCAGGTACCTATTCTGTTTCTTTATCTGTGAGTAACGGAACATATTCTGATACAGAAGTGAAGGTAGATTACATTACAGTTTCCGAAACTGGTGTGAACGAAATGATTTCTTCAGATTACGCGCTTTCCAACTATCCAAATCCTTTCAATCCATCAACTACAATTAGCTTTTCTGTATCACAATCGCCCTCGATTGTTGAAATAGCAATCTTTAACTTAAAAGGACAGAAAATTAGAACTTTCGTTCCGAGCTCGTGTCATCCTGAGTCTGTCGAAGGACGAGGAACACCAAATAATTATTCAGTCGTTTGGAACGGTAATGATGAGTCTGGAAATTCAGTCGGTTCAGGAATCTATTATTACAAATTGTTCGTGAATGGAAAAACTGAAGCTGTGAGGAAGTGCATGCTTCTCAAATAGGAGATGAGATGAAAAAAATCCTGATATTTTTATTACTACATCTAATTGCTTGTTCTCTGTTTTCAGAGATTGAGTACAATCTGGAATTTTTAATTAATGACATTAACCCCGAAGATCGTGTAAAAGAGGTTTGGTTAGATGATATGGATGAAAATGGTGAAGAAGAAATCTGGGTATTTTATTATCATCAAGTAACCAATGATTATATCGACTATTTCCGATTAGTTTCATTCGATTTTCAAGGTACTATATTATCATCTTTTACCAAATACTTTGAACAGGATATTGTTTTTAAAGGATGTTCATTAGTAAAATCAGACGGGATAAATTACAGAATTGAATTATACCAGTACTATATTGACAATCCACCACATATGTTTCCGCTACCTGTTTGTAAAATTGAATTATATAATAACGAATCGAACATGTTAGTAGATACTTATCATTTAGAAATAAATGAACCTTTTTCTACTGTTGAGTTAACTGAATTCGATTGCAATTTTATCAGACACAAAAAAGTTGATAATAATGATTATGTATATTTAGGTCTATATCAAGGCTGGACAAGTGTTTATTGGCTCGATATGACTAGGCTTTATAGGTTTCAAATTTTGCAGAATTCAATTGCTTTAATAGAAGAAATTGAAGATGGTGGGAAAGATATTATATTTAATGAAAATTATGATTATTTCTTTTCTGTTTATTCTAAAAATTGGCATAGTTATCCATATGGTGGAGGAAAAAACTCTTCAATCAATAAGTTGTCACTTTCAGTTCCAACAACCGGTTACGCAATACAAAATGAACCAACTACAGATTTATTGTATGTTTTATCAAAGAACGATTTATTAATTTCCACTTATGGTTTAACTACTGCAAAAAGTTACTATTATAATGGCGGATACAATATTGAATTAAAAACTTATTTACCTGATTTTTCTGGAATTGTTTGGCAGGATACTATAGATGTTTTGTATTCTGCTCGTATTTTAAACTCAACATGTATAAATGTTGAGCAAATGTTTGATTGTATTCTTCTTTATTATAAATCTTCAAGCTCTACACCTAAAGTTGAATTAAGAAATAGAGTTAATGGTGAAGTATTACTCAATCAGGAAACAACTTTTGTGCCAGAAACTATAATAAGAAATCAGACTGGAGATTTGATTTTTATGGATCATGGAGATGCATCAACTCAGATCGATGTATATAGTGTAAATATTGATTTCAATTTCCCTCCTTTTGTAATCTTTCCAATTAATGATATCGAAGTCGATGAAGATTTTTCCGATCCAATAGAGATCAATCTGGATTTTTATTTTGCTGATCCTGATGAAGACGAACTAAGTTATTCTTTTGAAATAGATAACGTTATTGTTGATCTGGCAATTGATGAAAATATTTTAACAATTACAGCATTAGAAAATTTAAATGGAAACGCAACTGTTACTATTACTGCTGATGATGGAATTAATCAAGCTTCAAGGGAAACATGCGAAACAACATTTGATCTTTTGATATCACCGGCAAACGATCCACCACAAATAATTAGCTATTTACCAGAAGATTTATCTTTTACAATAACCGAAGAACAGGAAGTAAATTTCGAAGTAGAAGCTGAAGATGTCGATAGTGATGAAATTTATGTCTGGTTCGTAAATGGAGAAGATCAAAATAATCCGGAAAATACTTTCTTGTATTATTTCTCTGAAAACGGAGATTACGAGATCCAATGTATTGTGAGCGATGATGAATTCGATGTAGAAAATACCTGGAATGTGACTGTGGAATTAACAGGTACAATTAATAATTCTGTTTTAAAAACTGAATTGATTGGAAACCACCCAAATCCATTCAATCCAAGAACAGAGATCAGATTTCAGATTTCAGAAGTCAGACAAATCGAAAATGCAGAAATATCTATTTATAATCTAAAAGGACAGAAGGTGATAACGCTGCCTGTCATCCTGAGTGATCCGGCACTGCCGGATTGTATCGAAGGATCAGGCACGCCAAATAGTTATTCAGTTATTTGGAACGGAAAAGACGAATCAGGGAAATCAGTAGGTTCTGGAATATACTATTACAATCTGAACGTGGATGGAAAAACAGAAGCTGTGAAAAAATGTTTACTTTTGAAATAAAAAGCACCGAAATCCCATCAATTCCGGTGCTAAAAAAAAGCAATTACGCTAATGCTTCTTCCACTGTTCCTGTGATCTTGAAAATTGGCAGGAAACCGGCAATATCAAAAATTTCCTTAATATGATCTTCCATATTGCAGATGATCAGTTCACCAGCTACTTTCTTTGTAGTTTTCATTGCCAGCAAAAGCACCCGCAATCCTGCACTGCTGATATATTCCAGACCGGTAAAATCTAAAATAATTTTGGTTCTGTCTTTCTGAATAACCGGAATTAATTCACCTTCCAGTTCGGTAGCCGTTGTAGCATCCAATCTGCCAATTACACTCATTACCAGAGCATCATCTCTTTTTTCTTGTTTGATCTCCATTATTCCTCCGTCATTTTACTTTTTTCTTCATCTTTAAAATATTTTTTCCGTTTTCTCTTCTATAATTTATCTCACACATCATTTTTTTTACCAGATGTATTCCAAGTCCACCTATTTTTCTTTCGTCCACCGATTTATCCAGATCAGGTTCCGGCAAAATGAGCGGATCAAATTTCTTACCGTCATCTGTAATGATCAAGTTCAGAAAGTTATCATCGATCCACCAATCAATTTCTATTTCATGTTCTTTATCATCTTCGAAGCCATAGGAAATTATGTTCATCAGAATCTCTTCCAATACCAGATTTATCTCGAACATCGGTTTCATGGGAACGTCATTTTTTTCACAGTAGTTTTCCATCACCTGGCTCATACGGGTAATTTCCGACTTTTCATTTTTCAGGATTTCTTTTCTTTTTTCCATAATTATCTCATATTCCTTTAGCAAAACCCTCGCTCCTTCTTCGTGGGACAGCTCCCCTGAAAGGAAGCGAATAAGGAATTCTAATATTTTTCATTTCCAAATTCTTCACCTGGAAAAGAGAAATGTCGAAGACAAAAGGGTTTATTGTAATCATCTCAAATTAAATATTTTATTACCATCAAGGTAATATCATCCGATTGTTCAGCGTCACCGGTAAATTCTTTAACGGTTTTCAGCGTTTTTTCGGTCAGTTGCCGTGGAGTTTCATCCGTTGCTTTTTTCAGGAAATCTTCCATTCTTTCGTAGGAAAATTCATTATCATTTATATCCATAGCTTCATTTACTCCATCGGTGTAGAGATAAATAATATCTTCCTTTTCCAGTTTTATTTTTTTGCAGGTATAATCACAATCTTCCCAAACTCCCAAAGCCATTCCTTCAGTATTTTCCAATTGTGAGATCTTTCCACCGGGTTTTATAAGATAAGGTGGATTGTGACCGGCATTGCAATAATTGAATTCTCCTGTTTTAACATTGAAAATGGCTATAAAAGTTGTACAGAACATCGCTGAATCGTTATCAATGCAAAGATCCTGGTTAACTTCCTTCATAATCTGGTGTGGAAGATGTACTTCGCTAGCTTTAGCTTTTATAAGCGTTTTCGTTACAGCCATAAACAGTGATGCAGAAACACCTTTTCCGGAAACATCAGCAATTATTGTAACCAGATTATCTTCATCCAGAAAGAAAAAATCATAAAAGTCTCCGGCAACTTCTTTGGCAGGAATATTACGTGCAAACAGGGCAAACTCGGTTCTATCTGGAAAGGGTGGGAAAATTCGAGGAATCAGAGATTCCTGAATATTTCGGGCAATTCGCAATTCACTTTCTACCGATTCTTTTTCTTTGGTGGCAGCAGTCAGGTCATTGATATAATGCTTCAGATCGATCACCATTTTATTGAAAACCATTGCCAGTTCATGGATTTCGTCTTTTCCTGTGATTTCTTCCATTTGAACTTCCAGATTTCCGGTAGCCAGTTCTTCCGCCATTCCCACCAGCTTTCTGATAGGATGTGTAATATTGAAAGCAGCCCAGATTATGATCAGAATAATTACAAAAAAGCCGATGATCATGAGACCAAGATGTTTGATCACAATTGCATTTACTGCCGCCAAAATATCAACCTCAGGAATCACTGCTGAAAGAGTCCAACCGGTGGATTCTACAGGACTGTAAACCATCCATTGACGATAACCCTTGATGGGATCGGGAAAAGAACTTACATTGCTGATTCCTTTCAGCATTTCTCTGCCGAATTCTCTCATTTCAGGCAGGTTGAATTTTTCAGCTTTACTGAAAATCGTTTCTTTCATCACGTCTTTATCATTTGGATGGTAAACATACGTTCCATATTGACTTATCAGGAAAGTGTAGCCCTCCATAATATCGATGTTTTTCATACGACGTCTGATATCTTCCAGAGAAATATTCACTGAAGCTATGGCTGCCAGTTTTCCATTAGTAAACACAGGAACGGAATAAGAACACATTAGCACATGTCCGTTTGATTTTTGATAATACGGTTCTGTCCAAAAAGGTTTTCCCAATAGTTTTGGAATTGTGTACCAATCGGCATAAGTATAATCAGAAAATTCCGACATATCCTGAATTACAATTCCGTCCTTTCCTTTGAAAACATAAGGAGCCACGAGCTTTCGATCCTGCTTGAATGCGTAAGGTTCAAAAGCCAGAGTAAGACCATAAACATATGGATTATCCTCGATCAGTTTTTTTAAAAGTTTTTCAATATCTGTTTGTGAAGGTTTTTCCATTGTTTCACAAAATTTCGCCAAAATGGTGGGAGCCTGAGCAATTTGGGTAAAATCCGTATTCAATTTTGCCGCATAATGTCCGGTTAGTTCCTGCATATAACTTTTGGTTTGCTGAAGAGCCTCTTCTTTGCTCCAATGATAATTGAAATATAAAATTACTCCATAAACTATTAGAAGTGGAATTCCAATTGAGAGAATTAGTTTCCAGATAATGGGACGTTTGATCTTGTATTTTTTCATTATTCTCCACTCCTATAGAAATCGCTATAAGTCGGAATCTTTTTTATGATGCCCTGCTGCTTTAGAATTTCTGCAACTTTGTAATAATCATCTTCCTTAAGATTTCCCCAGGAAGTTCGCTTCTCCCCTGTTTGGTATTTTATCGATTCTTCGATAACATTCAGCATCCATTTCTGAGCTGCATAATTCGTTTGCATTTTGTATTCATCACAGTATTTCAAAATAGTTATCAGTGTTTCTTCTTCGTTTTGGAAGGCAAATTCCCAACCTTTCAGGCTGATCTCACAAATCTTATGTGTCAATTCAGGATTTTTGGTGTAAGTTTTATTGGTGGTATAAATTCCATCTTCTGGAAAGTTCAGATCATAATCGCTGAAGAAGAATTTATTCAATTCATCTTCATTTGCACCGGAAAGAATCATCTTGTAATATTCGTTGTAATACATGGCAGAAGCTACATCCCAGGCTTCCGCCAGAAATCCGTAAATATTATAGGATTGCTTTATCGGAATATAATCGATCTGAAATTTATTGAAGAAAGCTTTGGGCTGAATTGTGAAATCGCCACTCCACAAACTTATCTTTTTGCCCTTCATATCTTCCGGTTTTTCGATGCCGCTTTCTTTTTTGCTTACCAGCATCAAAGATGATTTCTGCAGGACCTGACAAAAATTCAGGATATCCGCTCCTTCCGATTTGAGGGCAATAGTCTGGCTGAGCCAGGCAGTGCAAAAATCGATTTCTCCATCCAGCATTTTAGTTAACGGACTGCCGACTCCATCGGAAAACGAAAGCTGCATATCAATTCCTGCATCTTCATACATTCCTTGTTCGTAGGCCATTATAAAACCGGCAAATTGTGCCTGCGGAAACCAGTGAAGTTCCATTTTTATCGGTACAGATTCCGCAAAAAGAGCTACAACAAAACATGCTAATAAAATCACAATAAACTTTTTTTTCATAAAATTAATATCCCTTTTTCTCACTTCTCGAAGATCTCACTGTTGTCGCAATCAAGCTGATTGCGCTACGTTTCAACCACTCACTTCTCGAAGATCTCGGCGTAGCTGCAAACGGAGCCGGATCGTTTCTCATCGCTCATTTCTGTTGTCGCAATCAAGCTGATTGCGCTACGTTTCAACCACTCAATTCTCGAAGATCTCGGCGAAGCTGCAAACGGAGCCGGATCATTTCTCATCGCTCATTTCTGTTGCCGCAATCAAGCAGATTGCGCTACGTTTCAACCACTCAATTCTCGAAGATCTCGGCGAAGCTGCAAACGGAGCCGGATCATTTCTCATCGCTCATTTCTGTTGCCGCAATC encodes:
- a CDS encoding right-handed parallel beta-helix repeat-containing protein is translated as MKKNLSILFILFIINLSATIINIPADQPTIQAGIDAAVDADTVLVQPGTYIENINYNGKNITVGSLFITTQNSSYIDQTIIDGSQNNSVVIFQNDEDSTAVLCGFTITNGNANEGGGGILCFTASPTINNLIIVGNSAFDDGGGIHFYHSDAVISDVIIDSNDAIQGGGIHFWNSSSTVNNLQVMNNDASGQGGGIFISHNSNLEFINVTINSNESSDEGGGFFCDESCILNINNTLIENNESAWSSGGGIYCQDSYLNISNSNIINNHSELSGGGISLIFTNAILLNLVIENNYSLDENGGGISCDEVSNMVLQNSIVKNNEAIFGGGLSLSTPEVLLYNVLISENQALEKGGAIYCWSFNPIFRNVTISNNTANGNAGGIFCHHSNPILTDCILWNNSPQEVYYYMYNSPSSITVSYSNIQGGETGIVTNNNGTVNWLDGNIDQDPAFDSASELPYSLTLYSPCINAGIPDTTGLNLPDLDLAGNPRIFDDRIDMGAYEFQSEAFDAEFEADITQGTAPLEVCFTDLSNGDPIYWGWDFDNDGILDSDLENPSFNYEVPGTYSVSLSVSNGTYSDTEVKVDYITVSETGVNEMISSDYALSNYPNPFNPSTTISFSVSQSPSIVEIAIFNLKGQKIRTFVPSSCHPESVEGRGTPNNYSVVWNGNDESGNSVGSGIYYYKLFVNGKTEAVRKCMLLK
- a CDS encoding STAS domain-containing protein, whose amino-acid sequence is MEIKQEKRDDALVMSVIGRLDATTATELEGELIPVIQKDRTKIILDFTGLEYISSAGLRVLLLAMKTTKKVAGELIICNMEDHIKEIFDIAGFLPIFKITGTVEEALA
- a CDS encoding ATP-binding protein → MEKRKEILKNEKSEITRMSQVMENYCEKNDVPMKPMFEINLVLEEILMNIISYGFEDDKEHEIEIDWWIDDNFLNLIITDDGKKFDPLILPEPDLDKSVDERKIGGLGIHLVKKMMCEINYRRENGKNILKMKKKVK
- a CDS encoding SpoIIE family protein phosphatase, which codes for MKKYKIKRPIIWKLILSIGIPLLIVYGVILYFNYHWSKEEALQQTKSYMQELTGHYAAKLNTDFTQIAQAPTILAKFCETMEKPSQTDIEKLLKKLIEDNPYVYGLTLAFEPYAFKQDRKLVAPYVFKGKDGIVIQDMSEFSDYTYADWYTIPKLLGKPFWTEPYYQKSNGHVLMCSYSVPVFTNGKLAAIASVNISLEDIRRRMKNIDIMEGYTFLISQYGTYVYHPNDKDVMKETIFSKAEKFNLPEMREFGREMLKGISNVSSFPDPIKGYRQWMVYSPVESTGWTLSAVIPEVDILAAVNAIVIKHLGLMIIGFFVIILIIIWAAFNITHPIRKLVGMAEELATGNLEVQMEEITGKDEIHELAMVFNKMVIDLKHYINDLTAATKEKESVESELRIARNIQESLIPRIFPPFPDRTEFALFARNIPAKEVAGDFYDFFFLDEDNLVTIIADVSGKGVSASLFMAVTKTLIKAKASEVHLPHQIMKEVNQDLCIDNDSAMFCTTFIAIFNVKTGEFNYCNAGHNPPYLIKPGGKISQLENTEGMALGVWEDCDYTCKKIKLEKEDIIYLYTDGVNEAMDINDNEFSYERMEDFLKKATDETPRQLTEKTLKTVKEFTGDAEQSDDITLMVIKYLI
- a CDS encoding ABC transporter substrate-binding protein, translating into MKKKFIVILLACFVVALFAESVPIKMELHWFPQAQFAGFIMAYEQGMYEDAGIDMQLSFSDGVGSPLTKMLDGEIDFCTAWLSQTIALKSEGADILNFCQVLQKSSLMLVSKKESGIEKPEDMKGKKISLWSGDFTIQPKAFFNKFQIDYIPIKQSYNIYGFLAEAWDVASAMYYNEYYKMILSGANEDELNKFFFSDYDLNFPEDGIYTTNKTYTKNPELTHKICEISLKGWEFAFQNEEETLITILKYCDEYKMQTNYAAQKWMLNVIEESIKYQTGEKRTSWGNLKEDDYYKVAEILKQQGIIKKIPTYSDFYRSGE